One region of Penaeus vannamei isolate JL-2024 chromosome 36, ASM4276789v1, whole genome shotgun sequence genomic DNA includes:
- the LOC113805856 gene encoding uncharacterized protein, producing the protein MATLRYFTSCRYMSLASTLVRPTENPASNISTGQAWVARRGVAEVAEGRSERVKWLWEADAGEVAIAVGHTQGSRMTGGIYTLNTVEPLRPEHVEKALVHLQRQSQALRGVIKEKDGKYWICESDQDEIKFEVLEGGDVKEEMQSFTNTPVGYDQAPLWRAVFMSGADNSVSGARSSHLKEVRERFPHQSCLAIPVHHAFIGGPTMPLIIQRLVELLNAVIAGRPIDDSRQVGELVPSTEIDAAKRRIREEFERDPARLEAMKEEMLACDSEPVLLKAFPRPGGAPSSGHVFRDVSPALLQKFTAKCKSEGVTFNSGLQAAINTALVETVAEAGLQQDAFSLSINLATDVRRYMSRNPLQVLGLHVRPTVHRVVTPARVRDHFWHYCRALHGALAGLIRSGLALQQEVVREMTQPPVDPHRYYMTPPPVLRDYGLASLGDLTPLLRGEGDHLQLTDILMASSAHRFLYMMLHQIYTFRGHSPYSVSYDTSYMTHDTANLIADKVLATITDVSK; encoded by the exons ATGGCGACACTGAGATACTTTACATCATGCAGGTACATGAG CCTGGCCTCGACGTTAGTGAGACCGACAGAAAACCCCGCAAGCAATATCTCAACCGGTCAAGCATGGGTCGCAAGAAGGGGCGTGGCCGAAGTGGccgaggggaggagcgagagggtcAAATGGCTCTGGGAAGCGGATGCCGGCGAGGTTGCGATCGCCGTAGGACACACCCAGGGCAGCAGGATGACGGGAGGGATCTACACACTGAACACGGTGGAGCCTTTGCGTCCTGAACACGTAGAGAAAGCACTGGTCCACTTGCAGAG ACAAAGCCAAGCACTCCGAGGtgtcataaaagaaaaagatggaaaatactGGATTTGCGAAAGTGACCAAGATGAAATAAAATTCGAG GTGCTGGAGGGCGGTGACGTCAAGGAGGAGATGCAGAGCTTCACCAACACGCCCGTCGGCTACGACCAGGCCCCTCTGTGGCGCGCCGTCTTCATGTCTGGCGCCGACAACAGCGTCAGTGGCGCTAGGTCTTCCCACCTGAAGGAGGTCCGGGAGAGGTTCCCTCATCAGAGCTGCCTCGCCATACCCGTCCACCACGCCTTCATCGGTGGTCCGACGATGCCCTTGATCATCCAGAGGCTCGTGGAGCTGCTCAACGCCGTCATCGCAGGCCGCCCCATCGACGACTCGCGGCAGGTCGGAGAGCTGGTGCCGTCGACGGAGATCGACGCGGCGAAGCGAAGGATCCGCGAGGAGTTCGAGAGGGACCCGGCGCGTCTGGAGGCCATGAAGGAGGAGATGCTGGCCTGCGACTCTGAGCCGGTCCTGCTGAAGGCGTTTCCAAGGCCTGGGGGCGCGCCCTCCTCCGGCCACGTCTTCAGGGACGTCAGCCCGGCACTCCTTCAGAAGTTCACCGCCAAGTGCAAGTCCGAGGGCGTGACGTTCAACAGCGGGCTGCAGGCGGCCATCAACACGGCTCTGGTGGAGACTGTGGCGGAGGCCGGCCTGCAGCAGGACGCCTTCAGCCTCAGCATCAACCTCGCCACCGACGTCCGCCGTTACATGAGCAGGAACCCCCTGCAGGTGCTGGGCCTGCACGTGCGTCCGACTGTGCACCGCGTGGTCACACCCGCACGCGTGCGCGACCACTTCTGGCACTATTGCAGGGCCTTGCACGGCGCCCTAGCGGGCCTGATCCGGTCCGGCTTGGCGCTGCAGCAGGAGGTGGTGCGTGAGATGACTCAGCCGCCTGTTGACCCACACCGCTACTACATGACACCCCCGCCAGTGCTCAGGGACTACGGCCTTGCTAGCCTGGGCGACCTCACCCCGCTGCTCAGGGGGGAGGGCGACCACCTCCAGCTGACGGACATCCTCATGGCCTCATCTGCTCACCGCTTCCTGTACATGATGCTTCATCAGATCTACACATTCCGCGGTCACTCTCCTTACTCCGTCAGCTATGACACGTCCTACATGACTCACGATACAGCCAACTTGATTGCAGACAAAGTGTTAGCGACAATTACGGATGTTAGCAAATAG